In Luteimonas viscosa, the following proteins share a genomic window:
- a CDS encoding DUF1624 domain-containing protein, with translation MSPAEPDNGNPRHGGRIDAVDLARGFAVCLMIIAHGTNALMPYSDFPDWGQVPVHALTKFSSSLFFIVFGVALAVAFVPKTGSPDWPRRRNRLLWRGLLVLFWYKVLTVVELWDRSRGEITDALLYRQFPSFVEILGFYAIALLWIPWLLPLWAKAPAWLRWLSPLPVVWLSWWLLEHAGFGGVPQLQAVFVEHPEYYTWGQLSRLPLVLAGLLAGGLLLRWNDTTGRRLLLSAGIACAGLVLLAWFALRVDDLQASLVAIGRNDGKHPPGLDFSLFSVGGALVLLALCIAGGNLLARVLRPVAIVGSDALMAFIVHIGVIFIVLRNTLGLYQAVPYERALWWSIGLIALAALWIRLWQAMKRALDRPRAARAAPAD, from the coding sequence GTGAGTCCGGCGGAACCCGACAACGGCAATCCCCGGCACGGCGGACGGATCGACGCAGTCGACCTCGCCCGCGGCTTCGCCGTGTGCCTGATGATCATCGCCCACGGCACCAACGCGCTGATGCCCTACAGCGACTTCCCGGACTGGGGCCAGGTGCCGGTGCACGCGCTGACCAAGTTCTCCTCGTCGCTGTTCTTCATCGTGTTCGGGGTCGCGCTGGCGGTGGCGTTCGTGCCGAAGACGGGGTCGCCCGACTGGCCGCGGCGGCGCAACCGCCTGCTTTGGCGCGGGCTGCTGGTGCTGTTCTGGTACAAGGTGCTGACGGTGGTGGAGCTGTGGGACCGCAGCCGCGGGGAAATCACCGACGCGCTGCTGTATCGCCAGTTCCCCTCGTTCGTCGAGATCCTGGGCTTCTACGCCATCGCCCTGCTGTGGATCCCGTGGCTGCTGCCGCTGTGGGCGAAGGCGCCGGCCTGGCTTCGCTGGCTGAGTCCGCTGCCGGTGGTCTGGCTGTCGTGGTGGCTGCTGGAGCACGCCGGCTTCGGCGGCGTGCCGCAATTGCAGGCGGTCTTCGTCGAACATCCCGAGTACTACACATGGGGCCAGCTTTCGCGCCTGCCGCTGGTGCTGGCCGGCCTGCTCGCCGGCGGGCTGCTGCTGCGCTGGAACGACACCACCGGTCGACGGCTGCTGCTCTCCGCGGGCATCGCGTGCGCGGGTCTGGTGCTGCTGGCCTGGTTCGCGCTGCGCGTGGACGACCTGCAGGCCTCGCTGGTGGCGATCGGCCGCAACGACGGCAAGCATCCCCCGGGGCTGGATTTCTCGTTGTTCAGCGTCGGCGGCGCGCTCGTACTGCTGGCGCTGTGCATCGCCGGCGGCAACCTGCTCGCGCGCGTGCTGCGGCCGGTCGCGATCGTGGGCAGCGATGCGCTGATGGCGTTCATCGTGCATATCGGCGTGATCTTCATCGTGCTGCGCAACACGCTGGGCCTGTACCAGGCCGTGCCGTACGAACGCGCGTTGTGGTGGTCGATCGGGCTGATCGCGCTCGCTGCGCTGTGGATCCGGCTGTGGCAGGCGATGAAGCGCGCGCTGGACCGTCCGCGCGCCGCACGGGCGGCCCCCGCGGACTGA
- a CDS encoding serine hydrolase yields MNPASTLRTRPRPAPWFPVLLLALLAGCRDEPRGPVERQVDAQRADPAWVAPLDEAVEAIDQAMPGDFGVYVARFGDQAGTLDRGDGRRWYLSSTVKVPVAIAILEEVDAGRIDLDEEIELQRGDFVDGAGDMLGQAPGTRFTIATLLQKSLRDSDSTATDMLIRRLGEGHLDARLADWVGAGFGPVTTILQVRYDAYGALHPGVAGLDNLQIVALRNAAAGEPRLQALARTLGVARDALPAKSLQDVFEDYYATGANAATLPAFARLLQRVAAGELLSDAGRARLLGHMRAISTGDRRIAAGLPAGTDFAQKTGTQLGRACNVGILEPGLGADGATVVVACAERFGDLAQAERAFQALGRALDGTVLATVPAP; encoded by the coding sequence ATGAACCCCGCTTCGACGCTTCGCACGCGCCCGCGGCCGGCGCCATGGTTCCCGGTACTCCTGCTGGCACTGCTGGCCGGGTGCCGCGACGAGCCGCGCGGACCGGTCGAGCGCCAGGTCGACGCGCAACGGGCGGACCCGGCGTGGGTGGCGCCGCTGGACGAGGCGGTGGAGGCGATCGACCAGGCGATGCCCGGCGATTTCGGGGTGTACGTGGCCCGCTTCGGCGACCAGGCCGGCACCCTCGACCGCGGCGACGGGCGCCGCTGGTATCTCTCGTCGACGGTCAAGGTGCCGGTGGCGATCGCGATCCTGGAAGAGGTCGACGCCGGACGTATCGACCTGGACGAGGAGATCGAACTGCAACGCGGCGATTTCGTCGACGGCGCCGGCGACATGCTCGGTCAGGCCCCCGGCACGCGCTTCACCATCGCCACGCTGCTGCAGAAGTCGCTGCGCGACAGCGACAGCACCGCCACCGACATGCTCATCCGGCGCCTGGGCGAGGGCCATCTCGACGCCCGCCTGGCCGACTGGGTGGGGGCAGGCTTCGGCCCGGTCACCACGATCCTGCAGGTCCGCTACGACGCCTACGGCGCGCTGCACCCGGGGGTGGCCGGACTCGACAACCTGCAGATCGTCGCCCTGCGCAACGCCGCGGCCGGCGAGCCGCGGCTGCAGGCGCTGGCGCGCACCCTGGGCGTGGCGCGCGACGCACTGCCCGCCAAATCGCTGCAGGACGTGTTCGAGGACTATTACGCCACCGGCGCCAACGCCGCGACCCTGCCCGCATTCGCGCGGCTGCTGCAGCGCGTGGCCGCCGGCGAGCTGCTCTCGGACGCGGGCCGCGCGCGGCTGCTCGGCCACATGCGCGCGATCAGCACCGGCGACCGCCGCATCGCGGCCGGCCTGCCCGCGGGCACGGATTTCGCGCAGAAGACCGGTACCCAGCTCGGCCGCGCCTGCAACGTCGGCATCCTCGAACCCGGTCTCGGCGCCGACGGCGCGACCGTGGTGGTGGCCTGCGCGGAACGGTTCGGGGACCTGGCGCAGGCCGAGCGGGCCTTCCAGGCGCTCGGACGCGCGCTCGACGGGACGGTGCTGGCCACGGTACCGGCTCCGTGA
- the rpsU gene encoding 30S ribosomal protein S21: MPSVKVRENEPFEFALRRFKRTCEKAGVLAETRKREFYEKPTQERKRKAAAAVKRQARRTSRDVTKRQRLY, translated from the coding sequence ATGCCCAGCGTCAAAGTCCGCGAAAACGAGCCGTTCGAGTTTGCCCTGCGCCGCTTCAAGCGCACCTGCGAGAAGGCCGGCGTGCTCGCCGAGACCCGCAAGCGCGAGTTCTACGAGAAGCCGACCCAGGAGCGCAAGCGCAAGGCCGCGGCCGCCGTGAAGCGCCAGGCCCGCCGCACCTCGCGCGACGTCACCAAGCGCCAGCGCCTGTACTGA
- a CDS encoding DUF6159 family protein, with amino-acid sequence MFDKFSRSWDLVKASASVLRSDKELMLFPVISGAVTLVVLATFLLPMFALRIFADGIGIGGAVFGFLFYFVQYSVMIFFNCALVGAAMIRLEGGDPTLADGFRAARARIQSILGYAAIAATVGVLLQGLKQKDNFLVRMMGSVLGAAWTLATFLVVPVLVSRDIGPIDALKQSVSLLKRTWGENAVGQVGIGAAFGLITTAVAIVGFGLALLAAQVSFALAVVVGAVALLAVLLVGVYQAALSGIYSAALYRYAVSHETPDAFRGTDLEHAFLPKA; translated from the coding sequence ATGTTCGACAAGTTCTCGCGCAGTTGGGACCTGGTCAAGGCCAGCGCTTCGGTGCTGCGCTCGGACAAGGAGCTGATGCTGTTCCCGGTGATCTCGGGGGCCGTCACCCTGGTGGTGCTGGCGACGTTCCTGCTGCCGATGTTCGCGTTGCGCATCTTCGCCGACGGCATCGGCATCGGCGGCGCCGTGTTCGGCTTCCTGTTCTACTTCGTGCAGTACAGCGTGATGATCTTCTTCAACTGCGCGCTGGTGGGCGCGGCGATGATCCGCCTCGAGGGCGGCGATCCCACCCTGGCCGACGGCTTCAGGGCCGCGCGCGCGCGGATCCAGTCGATCCTGGGCTACGCCGCGATCGCGGCCACAGTCGGCGTGCTGCTGCAGGGTCTGAAGCAGAAGGACAACTTCCTGGTGCGCATGATGGGCAGCGTGCTCGGCGCGGCCTGGACCCTGGCCACCTTCCTGGTGGTGCCGGTGCTGGTGTCGCGCGACATCGGCCCGATCGACGCGTTGAAGCAGAGCGTGTCGCTGCTCAAGCGCACCTGGGGCGAGAACGCGGTGGGGCAGGTCGGCATCGGCGCGGCGTTCGGGCTGATCACGACCGCGGTGGCGATCGTCGGCTTCGGCCTGGCCCTCCTCGCGGCCCAGGTCTCGTTCGCGCTGGCGGTCGTGGTGGGTGCGGTGGCGCTGCTGGCGGTGCTGCTGGTCGGCGTCTACCAGGCCGCGCTCAGCGGCATCTACTCGGCGGCGCTGTACCGCTACGCGGTCTCGCACGAGACGCCGGACGCCTTCCGCGGCACCGACCTGGAGCATGCGTTCCTGCCGAAGGCCTGA
- a CDS encoding mechanosensitive ion channel family protein translates to MQAHLETLRTALAPYPWAYTVVVIAALLLAAWLANWLTKRVLLRGIQRGLRATALGGAQHDREVQLRVIPRLANVVPALVIAGGVAVVPDLPPQVVAVVRALCQAFIVLTVALSVSRALDLLNQSYERRPDARNKPIKGYLQVAKIVMFALVGISIVATLIGAQFLHILTGLGAATAVLMLIFQDTILSLVASVQISNDGRVRIGDWIEMPSQNADGDVIDIALHTVTVQNWDKTITTVPTKKLISDSFKNWRGMTEAGGRRIKRALYLDQHSVRFLDDDELARLRRFALIEGYLDAKAGELREWNATLAERGTEAVNRRRVTNLGTFRAYVERYLRSHPGVHQQLTLLVRQLQPTAEGLPLEIYCFTSDTAWSAHEAIQSDIFDHLLAILPEFGLRVFQAMGDAPLDVRLRRAEPASPGAD, encoded by the coding sequence TTGCAGGCACATCTGGAGACTCTTCGCACGGCCCTCGCGCCGTACCCCTGGGCCTACACCGTAGTGGTGATCGCCGCGCTGCTGCTGGCGGCGTGGCTGGCGAACTGGCTGACCAAGCGCGTGCTGCTGCGCGGCATCCAGCGCGGCCTGCGGGCGACGGCGCTGGGCGGCGCGCAGCACGACCGCGAGGTGCAGTTGCGGGTGATCCCGCGGCTGGCCAACGTGGTGCCGGCGCTGGTGATCGCGGGCGGCGTGGCCGTGGTGCCGGACCTGCCGCCGCAGGTGGTGGCGGTGGTGCGGGCGCTGTGCCAGGCCTTCATCGTGCTGACGGTGGCGCTGTCGGTCTCGCGCGCGCTGGACCTGCTGAACCAGTCCTACGAGCGCCGCCCGGACGCGCGCAACAAGCCGATCAAGGGCTACCTGCAGGTGGCCAAGATCGTGATGTTCGCGCTGGTGGGGATTTCCATCGTCGCCACCCTGATCGGTGCGCAGTTCCTGCATATCCTCACCGGCCTGGGCGCGGCCACCGCGGTGCTGATGCTGATCTTCCAGGACACGATCCTGTCGCTGGTGGCGAGCGTGCAGATCAGCAACGACGGCCGCGTGCGCATCGGCGACTGGATCGAGATGCCGAGCCAGAACGCCGATGGCGACGTGATCGACATCGCTCTGCACACGGTGACGGTGCAGAACTGGGACAAGACCATCACCACGGTCCCGACCAAGAAGCTGATCAGCGACTCGTTCAAGAACTGGCGCGGCATGACCGAGGCCGGCGGGCGCCGGATCAAGCGCGCGCTGTACCTGGACCAGCACTCGGTGCGCTTCCTGGACGATGACGAGCTCGCGCGCCTGCGCCGCTTCGCGCTGATCGAGGGTTACCTCGACGCCAAGGCCGGCGAACTGCGCGAGTGGAACGCGACCCTGGCCGAGCGGGGCACCGAAGCGGTGAACCGGCGGCGGGTCACCAACCTCGGCACCTTCCGCGCCTATGTCGAGCGCTACCTGCGCAGCCATCCTGGTGTCCACCAGCAGCTGACCCTGCTGGTGCGGCAGCTGCAGCCGACCGCCGAAGGCCTGCCACTGGAGATCTACTGCTTCACCAGCGACACCGCCTGGTCGGCCCACGAAGCCATCCAGTCCGACATCTTCGACCACCTGCTGGCGATCCTGCCCGAGTTCGGGCTGCGCGTGTTCCAGGCGATGGGCGACGCGCCGCTGGACGTCAGGCTGCGCCGCGCCGAACCTGCATCGCCCGGCGCCGACTGA
- the folB gene encoding dihydroneopterin aldolase, which produces MDKVFIEGLEIEALIGIYDWERRIRQTLVFDLEMGFDNRVPAATDSIADTLNYKAVSKRLIEYVAQSDFGLVETLAERCAGIVMNEFKLDWLRLKLSKPGAVRGARAVGVVIERVRTQDGNG; this is translated from the coding sequence ATGGACAAAGTCTTCATCGAAGGCCTCGAGATCGAGGCGCTGATCGGCATCTACGACTGGGAACGGCGGATCCGGCAGACCCTGGTGTTCGACCTGGAGATGGGCTTCGACAACCGCGTGCCGGCGGCCACCGATTCGATCGCCGACACCCTCAACTACAAGGCCGTGAGCAAGCGCCTGATCGAGTACGTGGCGCAGTCCGACTTCGGCCTGGTGGAAACGCTGGCGGAGCGCTGCGCCGGGATCGTGATGAACGAGTTCAAGCTCGACTGGTTACGATTGAAGCTGAGCAAGCCGGGTGCGGTGCGCGGTGCGCGCGCGGTCGGCGTGGTCATCGAACGTGTACGCACGCAGGACGGGAACGGGTAA
- a CDS encoding GatB/YqeY domain-containing protein, protein MTLKQQLTEDMKAAMKGGQKERLGVIRLINAAIKQREVDERVELDDAAVLAVLEKMVKQRRDSVSQYEAASREDLASIERAEIVVIEAYLPAKLDEAAILAAIDATIADTGASGPADMGRLMGVLKPKLAGQADMGQVSALVKRKLAG, encoded by the coding sequence ATGACCCTGAAACAGCAACTCACCGAAGACATGAAGGCCGCGATGAAGGGCGGGCAGAAGGAGCGCCTCGGCGTGATCCGCCTGATCAATGCGGCGATCAAGCAGCGCGAGGTCGACGAACGGGTCGAGCTCGACGATGCGGCGGTGCTGGCGGTGCTGGAGAAGATGGTCAAGCAGCGCCGGGATTCGGTGAGCCAGTACGAAGCGGCCAGCCGCGAGGACCTGGCCTCGATCGAGCGCGCCGAGATCGTGGTGATCGAGGCCTACCTGCCGGCGAAGCTGGACGAGGCGGCGATCCTCGCGGCGATCGACGCCACCATCGCCGATACCGGCGCCAGCGGCCCGGCCGACATGGGCAGGCTGATGGGCGTGCTCAAGCCGAAGCTGGCGGGCCAGGCCGACATGGGCCAAGTCTCGGCGCTGGTGAAGAGGAAGCTCGCCGGCTGA
- a CDS encoding GNAT family N-acetyltransferase produces MNTPPDIVLRPARRDDVPTLLALIRALAEYEKLAHQVEADEPALAATLFGERPCAEVVIAETDGEAAGFALFFHNYSTFLARPGLYLEDLFVQPRFRGHGIGRRLMVHLAQLALARGCGRFEWSVLDWNAPAIGFYRGLGAIGMDGWTVQRVDGDALRRLAATPG; encoded by the coding sequence ATGAACACTCCTCCCGACATCGTCCTGCGGCCGGCGCGCCGCGACGACGTGCCGACCCTGCTCGCGCTGATCCGCGCGCTGGCCGAGTACGAGAAGCTCGCCCACCAGGTCGAGGCCGACGAACCCGCACTCGCCGCGACCCTGTTCGGCGAGCGGCCCTGCGCCGAAGTTGTGATCGCCGAGACCGATGGCGAGGCCGCCGGCTTCGCCCTGTTCTTCCACAACTATTCCACCTTCCTCGCCCGGCCCGGCCTCTACCTCGAGGACCTGTTCGTGCAGCCGCGCTTCCGTGGGCACGGCATCGGCAGGCGGCTGATGGTGCACCTGGCGCAGCTCGCACTGGCGCGCGGCTGCGGCCGCTTCGAATGGTCGGTGCTGGACTGGAACGCGCCGGCGATCGGCTTCTACCGCGGCCTCGGCGCGATCGGCATGGACGGATGGACCGTGCAGCGCGTCGACGGCGACGCGTTGCGGCGGCTCGCCGCGACACCGGGCTGA
- a CDS encoding class I SAM-dependent methyltransferase: MPDSPLSDEALAHSARLQSLIREQIAAAGGAIPFWRFMELALYAPGLGYYSAGATKFGEAGDFVTAPELGPLFAGCVAQALAPVLRQLGGDARLLEIGAGSGRFAEHAIARLLELDALPARYAILEPSADLRERQREHLSRSLAPRLFDRVEWLDGPMPDDWNGVLFANEVIDALPTPRFAIRGGDVCEEHVALDDDGGFVRCERPADALLAAAVRHVERRLDAPFAEGYRSELLPQLPYWLQAVAGGLKSGAMLFVDYGHPRREYYDPRRGDGTLRAFHRHRVVDDVLARVGLQDITASVDFTALAEAGTGAGFDFAGYCTQASFLIGNGLEQCLAAHEARAADEAARYALRQQAKALTLPGGMGERFQAIGFARGVDFDAAFLFGDLGFRL, encoded by the coding sequence ATGCCCGATTCCCCGCTTTCCGACGAGGCGCTTGCACACAGCGCACGCCTGCAGTCGCTGATCCGCGAGCAGATCGCGGCCGCCGGCGGGGCGATCCCGTTCTGGCGCTTCATGGAACTCGCCCTGTACGCGCCGGGCCTGGGCTACTACAGCGCCGGCGCGACGAAGTTCGGCGAAGCCGGCGATTTCGTCACCGCGCCCGAGCTCGGGCCGCTGTTCGCCGGGTGCGTTGCGCAGGCGCTGGCACCGGTCCTCCGCCAGCTCGGCGGGGATGCGCGCCTGCTCGAGATCGGTGCCGGCAGCGGGCGATTCGCCGAACACGCGATCGCACGACTGCTGGAACTCGACGCGCTGCCGGCGCGCTACGCGATCCTCGAACCCAGCGCGGACCTGCGCGAGCGCCAGCGAGAACACCTGTCGCGCTCGCTGGCGCCGCGGTTGTTCGACCGGGTCGAATGGCTGGACGGACCGATGCCGGACGACTGGAACGGCGTGCTGTTCGCCAACGAGGTGATCGACGCGCTGCCGACGCCGCGGTTCGCGATCCGCGGCGGCGACGTGTGCGAAGAGCATGTCGCGCTCGACGACGACGGCGGCTTCGTTCGCTGCGAACGGCCGGCGGATGCGTTGCTGGCCGCGGCGGTGCGCCATGTCGAACGCCGGCTCGACGCGCCGTTCGCCGAAGGCTACCGCTCGGAGCTGCTGCCGCAGCTGCCGTACTGGCTGCAGGCGGTCGCGGGCGGGCTGAAATCGGGCGCGATGCTGTTCGTCGACTACGGCCACCCGCGCCGCGAGTACTACGATCCACGCCGCGGCGACGGCACGCTGCGGGCGTTCCATCGCCATCGCGTGGTGGACGACGTGCTCGCACGCGTCGGCCTGCAGGACATCACCGCCTCGGTGGATTTCACCGCGCTGGCGGAAGCCGGCACCGGCGCCGGCTTCGATTTCGCCGGCTACTGCACCCAGGCCAGCTTCCTGATCGGCAACGGACTGGAGCAGTGCCTGGCCGCGCACGAGGCGCGCGCCGCCGACGAAGCCGCGCGCTACGCGCTGCGTCAGCAGGCCAAGGCCCTGACCCTGCCGGGCGGAATGGGCGAGCGCTTCCAGGCCATCGGGTTCGCGCGCGGGGTCGACTTCGATGCGGCCTTCCTGTTCGGCGACCTGGGCTTCCGCCTGTGA
- a CDS encoding serine hydrolase, whose translation MERPTALAACLALLLAVSGVAGAAAGGADERLQVPAWTQELQRRLAAADARYPGDLGVYVRHLERDESFSYLAEEPWYLASGIKVPVAIAVLRAVARGELALDARITLREDDFVDGAGATNSVRAGSRLRVSWLLEQMIVHSDNTASDVLIRSVGIDAVNAVAAELTDTAGVRITTLADVRRLAYGELHPDAAGLRSADLLALKRSGAGQARVRKLVQLLQVPPEALRVGDLDSAFEAYYATHVNSASLVDFGRMLAALAEGHALPARETAYLLDLMARVQTGKRRIRAGLPPGTRFEHKTGTQHRRSCDLGIATVPPPRAGSAPARVVIAACARGTGTAAAERALRDVGAAVTASGIFMDVPPRPTVSPPDPT comes from the coding sequence ATGGAGCGCCCGACCGCCCTCGCCGCCTGCCTCGCCCTCCTGCTCGCCGTTTCCGGCGTCGCGGGCGCGGCTGCGGGCGGCGCCGACGAACGCCTGCAGGTCCCGGCATGGACGCAGGAGCTGCAGCGACGGCTGGCCGCGGCCGATGCGCGCTACCCGGGCGACCTCGGCGTGTACGTGCGCCACCTGGAGCGCGACGAGTCGTTCTCCTACCTCGCCGAGGAGCCCTGGTACCTCGCCTCGGGCATCAAGGTGCCGGTGGCGATCGCGGTCCTGCGCGCCGTGGCACGCGGCGAACTGGCGCTGGACGCGCGGATCACGTTGCGCGAGGACGACTTCGTCGACGGCGCCGGCGCCACCAACAGCGTCCGCGCCGGCAGCCGGCTGCGTGTGTCCTGGCTGCTCGAGCAGATGATCGTGCACAGCGACAACACCGCCAGCGACGTGCTGATCCGCAGCGTGGGCATCGATGCGGTCAACGCGGTCGCCGCCGAACTCACCGATACCGCCGGCGTGCGCATCACCACCCTGGCCGACGTGCGCCGCCTGGCCTACGGCGAACTGCATCCGGACGCGGCCGGGCTGCGCTCGGCCGACCTGCTGGCGCTCAAGCGCAGCGGTGCCGGCCAGGCGCGCGTGCGCAAGCTGGTGCAACTGCTGCAGGTACCGCCGGAGGCCTTGCGCGTGGGGGACCTCGACAGCGCGTTCGAGGCCTACTACGCCACCCACGTCAACAGCGCCAGCCTGGTCGACTTCGGCCGCATGCTCGCCGCGCTCGCCGAGGGACACGCATTGCCGGCACGCGAGACCGCCTACCTGCTCGACCTGATGGCGCGGGTGCAGACCGGCAAGCGCCGGATCCGCGCCGGACTGCCGCCGGGCACGCGTTTCGAGCACAAGACCGGCACCCAGCACCGGCGCAGCTGCGACCTCGGCATCGCCACCGTGCCGCCGCCGCGCGCCGGCTCCGCGCCCGCGCGCGTGGTGATCGCCGCCTGCGCGCGCGGCACCGGCACCGCGGCCGCCGAACGCGCGCTGCGCGATGTCGGCGCGGCCGTCACCGCTTCCGGGATATTCATGGACGTCCCGCCGCGTCCGACGGTGTCGCCGCCCGATCCCACATGA
- the tsaD gene encoding tRNA (adenosine(37)-N6)-threonylcarbamoyltransferase complex transferase subunit TsaD: protein MKVLGIESSCDETGVAVYDTALLGAAGLRAHAVYSQVALHAEYGGVVPELASRDHVRKLLPLVRQTLAEAGLGVDDIDGVAYTAGPGLVGALLVGAGVARSLAWALDVPAVGVHHMEGHLLAPLMEDPDPVHGAPEPPFVALLVSGGHTQLIAVDAIGRYRLLGETLDDAAGEAFDKTAKLMGLPYPGGPQLAALAERGTPGAYRFSRPMTDRPGLDFSFSGLKTQVLLAWRQSDQTDRTRADIARGFEDAVVDTLAIKCERALDTAGSDVIVVSGGVGANRRLRARLQDMAAKRGGRACFPRPALCTDNGAMIAFAGALRLQAGQHDDAAVHVTPRWDMASLPPVAAAAGLGIGD, encoded by the coding sequence ATGAAGGTCCTGGGCATCGAATCGAGCTGCGACGAGACCGGCGTGGCCGTCTACGACACGGCCCTGCTCGGCGCCGCCGGCCTGCGCGCCCACGCGGTCTACAGCCAGGTCGCCCTGCACGCCGAATACGGCGGGGTGGTGCCGGAGCTGGCCAGCCGCGACCACGTACGCAAGCTGCTGCCGCTGGTGCGCCAGACCCTGGCCGAGGCCGGGCTCGGGGTCGACGACATCGACGGGGTGGCCTACACCGCCGGCCCGGGGCTGGTCGGCGCCCTGCTGGTGGGCGCCGGGGTGGCGCGGTCGCTGGCCTGGGCGCTGGACGTGCCGGCGGTCGGCGTGCACCACATGGAAGGCCACCTGCTCGCGCCGCTGATGGAGGATCCGGACCCGGTCCACGGCGCCCCCGAGCCGCCGTTCGTCGCCCTGCTGGTGTCGGGCGGGCACACCCAGCTGATCGCCGTGGACGCCATCGGCCGTTACCGGCTGCTGGGCGAAACCCTTGACGACGCGGCCGGCGAGGCCTTCGACAAGACCGCCAAGCTGATGGGCCTGCCCTATCCGGGCGGCCCGCAGCTCGCCGCGCTGGCCGAACGGGGCACCCCGGGCGCCTACCGCTTCTCGCGGCCGATGACCGACCGCCCCGGGCTGGATTTCAGCTTCAGCGGGCTCAAGACCCAGGTGCTGCTGGCGTGGCGCCAGTCAGACCAGACCGACCGGACCCGCGCCGACATCGCCCGCGGTTTCGAGGATGCGGTGGTCGACACCCTCGCGATCAAGTGCGAACGCGCGCTGGATACGGCCGGCAGCGACGTGATCGTGGTCTCGGGCGGCGTCGGCGCCAACCGCCGGTTGCGTGCGCGCTTGCAGGACATGGCCGCGAAGCGCGGTGGCCGCGCCTGCTTCCCGCGCCCGGCGCTGTGCACCGACAACGGCGCGATGATCGCCTTCGCCGGCGCGCTGCGGCTGCAGGCCGGCCAGCACGACGACGCGGCGGTGCATGTGACGCCGCGCTGGGACATGGCCTCGCTGCCGCCGGTGGCGGCAGCGGCGGGATTGGGGATTGGGGATTAG
- a CDS encoding pteridine reductase — MPAPPRVALVTGAARRLGAAIARRLHEAGYAVALHCRDSRAESDALAAEFEATREGSTLVLQADLAQFDRLPELVAQVVGRFGRLDALVNNAATFFPTPLGSVTPVQWDTLFAANVRAPFFLSQAAAPHLAAARGAILNLSDVYARQPRADLAAYATSKGALEAMTRALAVALAPAVRVNAIAPGAILWPEDASDPALQDRILSHTALARTGQVDEIAATALWLLRDAGYTTGSVVAVDGGRTPL; from the coding sequence ATGCCAGCCCCGCCCCGCGTCGCCCTGGTCACCGGCGCCGCGCGCCGCCTCGGTGCGGCGATCGCGCGGCGGCTGCACGAGGCCGGCTATGCGGTCGCCCTGCACTGCCGGGACTCGCGCGCCGAATCCGACGCGCTGGCCGCGGAATTCGAGGCCACGCGCGAGGGCAGCACCCTCGTGCTGCAGGCCGACCTGGCGCAGTTCGACCGGCTGCCGGAACTGGTCGCGCAGGTGGTCGGCCGCTTCGGCCGACTCGACGCCCTGGTCAACAATGCCGCCACGTTCTTCCCGACCCCGCTGGGCAGCGTGACGCCCGTGCAGTGGGACACGCTGTTCGCCGCCAACGTGCGCGCACCGTTCTTCCTGTCGCAGGCCGCGGCGCCGCACCTGGCGGCCGCGCGCGGCGCGATCCTCAACCTCAGCGACGTCTACGCCCGGCAGCCGCGCGCCGACCTGGCCGCCTATGCCACCAGCAAGGGCGCACTGGAGGCGATGACGCGCGCGCTGGCGGTGGCGTTGGCGCCGGCGGTGCGGGTCAACGCGATCGCTCCGGGCGCGATCCTGTGGCCGGAGGACGCGTCCGACCCGGCGCTTCAGGACAGGATCCTGTCGCACACGGCACTGGCGCGCACCGGCCAGGTCGACGAGATCGCGGCCACCGCGCTGTGGCTGCTGCGCGACGCCGGCTACACCACCGGCTCGGTGGTCGCCGTCGACGGCGGTCGCACGCCGCTGTAG
- the folK gene encoding 2-amino-4-hydroxy-6-hydroxymethyldihydropteridine diphosphokinase, protein MPIAHLSLGSNLDPERHLRAAIAALRERFEEVRVSPVYRFPAVGYNGPDFLNAAASLRTDLSPATLNAWLHALEDAHGRDRSGPRYSDRTLDIDIVLYDELVAEGEGNLRIPRDELRHAFVLKPLAEIAPDARHPASGERIAALWAAHPDHGAAFERVALD, encoded by the coding sequence ATGCCCATCGCCCACCTCAGCCTCGGCAGCAACCTCGATCCCGAGCGCCACCTGCGTGCGGCGATCGCGGCATTGCGCGAGCGCTTCGAGGAGGTGCGCGTGTCGCCCGTCTACCGGTTCCCGGCGGTGGGCTACAACGGGCCGGACTTCCTCAATGCCGCGGCCTCGTTGCGCACCGACCTGTCGCCCGCGACGCTCAACGCCTGGCTGCATGCGCTGGAGGACGCGCACGGGCGCGACCGCAGCGGACCGCGCTACAGCGACCGTACGCTCGACATCGATATCGTGCTCTACGACGAGCTGGTCGCCGAGGGCGAGGGCAACCTGCGCATCCCGCGCGACGAGCTGCGCCACGCCTTCGTGCTCAAGCCGCTGGCGGAGATCGCGCCGGACGCCCGCCACCCGGCGTCCGGCGAACGCATCGCCGCGTTGTGGGCGGCGCATCCCGACCACGGCGCGGCCTTCGAGCGGGTGGCGCTGGACTGA